A region from the Triticum aestivum cultivar Chinese Spring chromosome 3D, IWGSC CS RefSeq v2.1, whole genome shotgun sequence genome encodes:
- the LOC123079739 gene encoding uncharacterized protein, whose translation MVAHKAASWLPVDFRLPAVPQAALGILAFEAGAAMSKLLSLHRSLSEQEVSRLRSDAMRSPGVAYLNSTDQAFLLRLACAELVLSLDAAAAAVARLGLRCGIDFAGVYASIKAGAHDARLDLLAAKGLKVKAKKMERLVAATSKLCSEMEALDELESAERKLTVRGWSRLSGPIPQKLADPPQAGDSMGADSLKQEIKTQLLKVRRLKEESLWSQSYEKAVGLMARAACAVFVRICAVFGQFVPGLPPPMPSTSAESVQTRLSKLLMSPRTGKTKASSGPITRREREGAGAPSRVHPPMQQLSSSCPIIGQRPLSGQKGGVDWRKLLDPPASTVGGAGLDQQYANVIVSAEELLQMEAEGRQEEANAERAEMYEMLPGKLRAAVRSKLRDWWRDPGPLDAGLAEGWKEAVERIMAWLGPMARDTVQWQSERNMDRTRRFDGGTRVYALQTLRWADKDKAEAAIVEVLVALSCVCWYEERRRGSVRVS comes from the coding sequence ATGGTTGCGCACAAGGCGGCCTCGTGGCTGCCCGTGGACTTCCGGCTGCCGGCGGTGCCGCAGGCGGCGCTGGGCATACTGGCGTTCGAGGCGGGGGCGGCCATGTCCAAGCTGCTCTCGCTGCACCGCTCGCTCTCGGAGCAGGAGGTCTCCCGGCTGCGCTCCGACGCCATGCGCTCGCCGGGGGTGGCCTACCTCAACTCCACCGACCAGGCGTTCCTCCTCCGGCTGGCGTGCGCCGAGCTGGTGCTGTCGCTCGACGCCGCGGCAGCCGCCGTCGCGCGCCTCGGCCTGCGCTGCGGCATCGACTTCGCCGGGGTGTACGCGAGCATCAAGGCCGGCGCGCACGACGCGCGCCTCGACCTGCTCGCCGCCAAGGGGCTCAAGGTCAAGGCCAAGAAGATGGAGCGCCTCGTGGCCGCCACGTCCAAGCTGTGCTCCGAGATGGAGGCGCTCGACGAGCTCGAGTCCGCCGAGCGGAAGCTCACCGTCCGCGGCTGGAGTCGCCTCAGCGGGCCGATACCGCAGAAGCTCGCGGACCCGCCGCAGGCCGGCGACTCGATGGGCGCCGACTCGCTCAAGCAGGAGATCAAGACGCAGCTGCTCAAGGTGCGGCGGCTCAAGGAGGAGTCCCTGTGGAGCCAGAGCTACGAGAAGGCCGTGGGCCTCATGGCGCGCGCTGCCTGCGCCGTGTTTGTCCGCATCTGCGCCGTCTTCGGCCAGTTCGTGCCGGGGCTTCCGCCGCCGATGCCGTCCACCTCCGCCGAAAGCGTCCAGACCAGGCTGTCCAAGCTGCTGATGAGCCCGCGGACGGGGAAGACAAAGGCGTCGTCGGGGCCGATCACGCGGCGGGAGCGGGAGGGGGCGGGGGCGCCGTCCCGGGTGCACCCGCCGATGCAGCAGCTGAGCAGCTCGTGCCCGATCATCGGCCAGAGGCCGCTGTCGGGGCAGAAGGGCGGCGTGGACTGGCGCAAGCTTCTGGACCCGCCGGCCAGCACGGTGGGCGGCGCGGGGCTGGACCAGCAGTACGCGAACGTGATCGTGTCGGCGGAGGAGCTGCTGCAGATGGAGGCGGAGGGGCGGCAGGAGGAGGCGAACGCGGAGCGGGCGGAGATGTACGAGATGCTGCCGGGGAAGCTCCGCGCGGCGGTGCGGTCGAAGCTGCGCGACTGGTGGCGGGACCCGGGGCCGCTGGACGCCGGGCTGGCGGAGGGGTGGAAGGAGGCGGTGGAGCGGATCATGGCGTGGCTGGGCCCGATGGCGCGCGACACCGTGCAGTGGCAGTCGGAGCGGAACATGGACCGGACGCGGCGGTTCGACGGCGGCACGCGCGTGTACGCGCTGCAGACGCTGCGGTGGGCGGACAAggacaaggcggaggcggcgaTCGTGGAGGTGCTCGTCGCGCTGAGCTGCGTCTGCTGGTACGAGGAGCGGCGGCGCGGCTCCGTGCGCGTCAGCTGA